The sequence below is a genomic window from Aureispira sp. CCB-E.
GTGGAATAAAAATTGAGGCTATTAAGAATTTCTAACCAACTAGTTAACCCTCTTTATATCAAGGTGTTTGCTATCTAAAATTATAATGTATAATGCGAATTGTATACTTCATATTCTTTCTTTTGAATAGCTTTTTGTTGATGGCTCAATCTTCGACACCAATTCTTGTTAGTTACGAACTAGTAACAACTTACACAAAGGAGGCTTTGCAGCAAAAATGGAAAGAACAAGGAGTGCCACAAGCAGTTGCCCCTGTTCGCTATAGCATAGATGTTTATGAAATTATCTATAGAACAAAGTGGCATGATGGCAGTACCATCCAAGCTTCTGGTTTGTATTTTGTGCCAATAGATACTACAAAAGAGGAGCGTATGCCTATGGTTTGTTATCATCATGGTACGCAAATTAAAAGAGACCGAAAGGTGCGATTGGGAGGGGAACAAGCTATCTGTGTTGGATTTGCAGCGGATGGCTATTTAGTTGCTCGTCCTGACTACATCGGTTTAGGTAAAGGAGAGAAGAAGCACTTATACCATCATGTGCCAACCCAAAGCGGTGCTTCTATGGATTTGCTTCGAGCAATAAAAGAGCTAAATCCTAGAATTGGTGTTGTGCAAAATGATTTATTGTTTGCAACAGGATATTCTCAAGGAGGCCATGCTACCATGGGATTTCATAAAACGGTGCAAGAAGCTTATAGCGATGAGTTTAAAATTACAGCTTCAGCTCCTATGTCGGGGGCATATGACTTGGCTGGTGTACAAGAAGAAACTATGTTCAAAGAGTATTCACATCCTGGTTATCTGCCTTATTTGTTCTTTTCCTTTCAGGAAGTGTATGGTTTTTATGAGAATATTTCGGAAATTTTTAAAGCGCCATATGATACAATTTTACCGCCTTTATACAAGGGAAAACATTCCATGGGATATATTAATCGATTGATTCCTAGTGTCCCTAAGGATGTAATTCGCCCTGAAGTTGTAGAGCAATATTTAGCAAACGATGATTTCCCATTTAAAAAAGCATTAAGAGAAAATAGCGTACACGACTGGAAACCAGAACAGCCTGTATTACTTTGTTACTGCCAAGCAGATGAACAGGTAAGTTATAAAAATTCTTTGGTGGCTTATGAACAAATGAAGGCTAATGGTAGTGAATTGGTGCGTATCAAGCATGTTAACAAGCATCTTGGGCACAACGATTGTGCTATGTTTGCGGTCATGCATACCAAAATGTTTTTTGATAGTTTCCGAAAGGGAAGCAAAAAGGGAAATGCGGGACCTTTGACAAAACGTTTTTTAATTGGAATAGGAAAGTCTAGCGTTGCTAAAAAAGCCAAAAAACGTCGTAGATTAAGAGCAAAAGCTTTGGCTACTCAAGAGTGAGTTGGATAATAGAAGGGAGCATTAACAACAATGAATACTCAAAGAACGGAAATTATCAAGTGATGAAACTAGTGCTTAGAATATCTTTATTTTGTTTAATAATTGTAGGGATTCTTGTTTCTCTTTTTGGACGTAGTTACTTTTATAAACACCCGTCAGTAGATGAAATTGTCAAAGAATTAAATCAAAATAAGGGAACTTCTGAGTGTGCTCAAGGCTTTGATACACTTGCTTATTTAAGAAAACTAAATTTGAGGGAGGAGGTTAATGAACTAGAAAATACTGTGGGTGAAAAACTAGATACATTCATTTTGCAAAATATGGCATTTGCTTGTTTTTGTCCCAGTTGGTTGAAAGTCAATAGTCTCAAGGGGGGCAATTATTATAAATATGGTTATTATTTGAAACCTGCTAGTGAAAATTTAACATTGCCCGATTGTTTTAGGGCAGGAACTATTATTACTTTTGTTGGTAAAGTATCTCATAGAGAATCAGTTGATGAATATGAACAGGGAAATGAACTAACGTATTATTATTATAAGATTCACCGCCCATACTTTATTTGGGGAGAGCGATGCTTTGATGAGTATGTTGTGAATGCATTTGATGAAATAGATAGTATTTATTTGCCTAGGCAAATAGTGGTTGAGTAAATAACAACAAAATACAAGTATATAGAAATAATCTGGTACAAGGTATTTATATCTACCAACTGAAAGGAGATCGTAACTTAATCTGTACGGGAAAACTGATTGTGAAATAAGGGATAAACCATAATTTTGTATCGGGAACATAGGTCACCTATGTTCCCGATTATCAGTTTTATATCAAAAAACACCTACTTGTCAAACAAAAACTCTGTGCTAGATCCATTCGATTTTAATAACATACAATGAGCATGAGGCGATTGAGCACCTGTGCCGCCTAGTTTTGCGATTGGTTGCCCCGCAGATACATAATCATTTCTTTGTACCAATGGTTGCGACTGAATGTGACCATACATAAATCTCACATAAGAACTACCGTAGTCTTGTCGAACAATAATTTGATAAGCCGTTCCATAGCTTGTAGAATAAGTGCTAATGTTTTCTACTCTTCCATCGACAGGCGATTGTAGTATTCTTCCATTATCAGCAGAAGTACCACCATGAAGCCAATTCCAATTCCAATCTTGACTATAATAATGATTTCCTGTATGTGCATAACAACCATGCCCACAATCCATCGTCCATAGTTTTTGATCACTCCAAGAAGACCCATCTTCTTCGCCAAATGGCCATAGAAGGTGACTAATTCCATTGGTATTAATTCTTACTTTTGTATTATCCACATAAGAACTCCATCCAAATAAATCTTGATTGTTATTACTGACATATCGCCAGTACCAATGCCCTGCTAATGGTAACGAGCTATACCAGTACCACATATTGCCATTACTATGTCTGATCATAGTTGCATAGTAAGTTTGGTGATTAGGACCATAAAGACGAACTTTAGGGGGCGAAGATAAACTACCATTGTCTGTAATAATCCAAACATATCTAAATCCAGGGTCTTTGACAATTTTGTCATTAAAAGGACCTCGATATGGAGTGAGAGAACTTCTTGATGTGTGCCGTGACATAGAGTCAATGATATTGTTGACGGTTCGATCTAATTGACTACTTTTTAAGTGTAGAATCTCCTGATTAACTGGGCTCTTTTGCAAGGACTCTTTTTCACAAGAAAGAACACAAAGAATAATAGATAAACTGAATGCTAAAATTGCTAACTTTTTCATAGTATTGTATTTAAGTGTATAATAATGTCAACTCAAACATATACTATTAAAGTTTATGAATAAAGCAAAACTCATCGAGTGAGGATGAAACGCATTGAAAATTTTGATATTTTATTCAGTGATGTTTTGTGTGCGTTTTTAGAGTCAAAATCTAGACTTTTTTTTCTCTAAATGAGTTTCTAGTTTTTTAGAAATAGTTGGAATATATCTTTTGTTAAACAACTTCTTAAGAATAACTTTTTCTTCTAGGAAGTAAAGTTGAATATCTTGATAGGTTTTGCCTTCTTTTTTTATGCTCGTATTTAACTCGAATTTGTCGAATTGCTGTATATTAAGACAAAAACCATCAGCTATTTTGACAATACCACTTCCTTCAAC
It includes:
- a CDS encoding lipase family protein, coding for MRIVYFIFFLLNSFLLMAQSSTPILVSYELVTTYTKEALQQKWKEQGVPQAVAPVRYSIDVYEIIYRTKWHDGSTIQASGLYFVPIDTTKEERMPMVCYHHGTQIKRDRKVRLGGEQAICVGFAADGYLVARPDYIGLGKGEKKHLYHHVPTQSGASMDLLRAIKELNPRIGVVQNDLLFATGYSQGGHATMGFHKTVQEAYSDEFKITASAPMSGAYDLAGVQEETMFKEYSHPGYLPYLFFSFQEVYGFYENISEIFKAPYDTILPPLYKGKHSMGYINRLIPSVPKDVIRPEVVEQYLANDDFPFKKALRENSVHDWKPEQPVLLCYCQADEQVSYKNSLVAYEQMKANGSELVRIKHVNKHLGHNDCAMFAVMHTKMFFDSFRKGSKKGNAGPLTKRFLIGIGKSSVAKKAKKRRRLRAKALATQE
- a CDS encoding M23 family metallopeptidase, which translates into the protein MKKLAILAFSLSIILCVLSCEKESLQKSPVNQEILHLKSSQLDRTVNNIIDSMSRHTSRSSLTPYRGPFNDKIVKDPGFRYVWIITDNGSLSSPPKVRLYGPNHQTYYATMIRHSNGNMWYWYSSLPLAGHWYWRYVSNNNQDLFGWSSYVDNTKVRINTNGISHLLWPFGEEDGSSWSDQKLWTMDCGHGCYAHTGNHYYSQDWNWNWLHGGTSADNGRILQSPVDGRVENISTYSTSYGTAYQIIVRQDYGSSYVRFMYGHIQSQPLVQRNDYVSAGQPIAKLGGTGAQSPHAHCMLLKSNGSSTEFLFDK